One Pseudomonas fluorescens genomic region harbors:
- a CDS encoding YggL family protein — MATNRSQRLRKKLCVDEFQELGFELNLDFKEDLSEEAIDAFLEAFIKEAMEANGLGYVGGDDFGLVCLQKRGSVNEEQRAAVEAWLKTRSELTKYEVSPLLDVWYPEKPINAAK; from the coding sequence ATGGCGACTAACCGTTCCCAGCGTCTGCGCAAAAAACTGTGCGTTGATGAATTTCAAGAGCTGGGTTTCGAGCTGAACCTGGACTTCAAAGAAGACCTGTCCGAAGAAGCCATTGACGCTTTCCTCGAAGCTTTCATCAAAGAAGCCATGGAAGCCAATGGCCTGGGTTATGTTGGCGGCGACGACTTCGGTCTGGTTTGCCTGCAGAAGCGTGGCTCGGTCAACGAAGAGCAACGCGCTGCCGTTGAAGCCTGGCTGAAAACCCGCTCCGAGCTGACCAAGTACGAAGTCAGCCCGCTGCTGGACGTGTGGTATCCGGAAAAGCCGATCAACGCGGCAAAGTGA